A window from Mytilus galloprovincialis chromosome 8, xbMytGall1.hap1.1, whole genome shotgun sequence encodes these proteins:
- the LOC143043641 gene encoding uncharacterized protein LOC143043641, with protein MNLKLLSGIEFTAIGLICYVSCVNGLICLSCDRTANITDCLKQKVSCDTDEKCFLEKTILPDLSMEFSAGCRSKLLCYTLITSAVGKRDAVACSMCCNSPPNSTHVPCNGYLCNQAPHVGGVSCGVCDRVSDPKECAVEQQCQPNEVCTVSKLFSGFAVKHTLGCEQKTVCDQLLKQFKITHTVAVGKRDVVLCKACCDGTGCNKDDCKNVIKRQTCHDSTICG; from the exons ATGAACTTGAAACTACTTTCTGGAATCG AATTCACTGCCATTGGCTTGATTTGTTATGTATCATGTGTAAATG GTTTAATATGTTTATCCTGTGATAGAACTGCTAATATCACCGATTGTTTAAAGCAAAAAGTATCATGTGATACGGATGAG aaaTGTTTCTTAGAGAAGACAATACTCCCTGATCTTAGCATGGAGTTTTCAGCTGGGTGTAGATCGAAACTA TTATGTTATACTCTGATAACCAGTGCTGTTGGGAAGAGAGATGCTGTGGCATGTTCCATGTGCTGTAATAGTCCACCAAATAGTACACACGTTCCGTGTAATGGTTACTTGTGTAATCAAG CACCTCATGTTGGGGGAGTTTCTTGTGGCGTTTGTGACAGGGTTAGCGATCCGAAGGAATGTGCGGTTGAGCAGCAATGTCAACCTAATGAG GTCTGTACAGTTTCGAAGTTGTTTTCTGGTTTTGCTGTAAAACATACCCTCGGATGTGAGCAAAAAACT GTCTGTGATCAGCTCCTTAAACAGTTCAAAATTACTCACACCGTAGCCGTTGGTAAACGAGATGTTGTCCTCTGCAAAGCATGCTGTGACGGTACAGGTTGTAACAAAGATGATTGCAAAAATGTTATTAAAC GCCAAACCTGCCACGACTCTACTATTTGTGGATGA